The Acinetobacter defluvii genome includes a region encoding these proteins:
- a CDS encoding beta-ketoacyl-ACP synthase has product MKRVVVTGMAGITSLGETADAIFVQFDAAKSGIRYMPDWEVFADLRCKIAGPVEHFDIPKHFNRKVTRGMGRVALMSVISAEKALIDADLLNDPILQNGETGVAFGSSAGSVEAVAEFGSMLNENNMNKMNATTYIRMMSHTSAVNMTVYFGLKGLTLPTSSACTSGSMAIGQAYEAIKYGKQTVMLAGGAEELSAAGCAVFDVLLATSSMNEHPEKSPRPFDQNRDGLVIGEGAGCLILEEYEHAKARGAKIYAEIIGYGSNTDGQHVTRPDSEMMGRCMQLALKDAQISAEQVDYVSAHGTSTDQGDIAETQATARILGRKPISSLKSYFGHTLGACGAIEAWLSLEMMQRQRFIPTLNLENIDSLCGDLDYIVGQARTINAEILMSNNFAFGGINTSIIFKKIDHKQG; this is encoded by the coding sequence ATGAAACGTGTTGTTGTCACTGGTATGGCGGGGATTACCTCATTGGGTGAAACCGCTGATGCGATTTTTGTACAATTTGATGCAGCAAAAAGTGGTATTCGTTATATGCCAGACTGGGAGGTTTTTGCGGACTTACGCTGTAAAATAGCGGGTCCAGTCGAGCATTTTGACATACCTAAGCACTTTAATCGTAAAGTCACTCGTGGTATGGGGCGTGTCGCTTTAATGTCTGTAATCAGTGCTGAGAAAGCATTGATTGATGCTGACTTATTAAATGATCCAATTCTGCAAAATGGCGAAACGGGTGTGGCATTTGGTTCTTCTGCTGGAAGTGTGGAAGCGGTTGCTGAGTTTGGTTCTATGTTAAATGAAAACAACATGAACAAAATGAATGCAACGACTTATATTCGAATGATGTCACATACCAGTGCAGTCAATATGACGGTATATTTCGGTTTAAAGGGACTGACTTTACCGACTTCAAGTGCTTGTACTTCTGGTTCAATGGCGATTGGTCAAGCTTATGAAGCCATCAAATATGGCAAACAAACCGTTATGCTTGCAGGTGGAGCAGAAGAACTCAGTGCAGCAGGTTGTGCTGTTTTTGATGTTTTGCTGGCAACCAGTAGTATGAATGAGCATCCTGAAAAATCACCACGTCCATTTGATCAAAATCGAGATGGTTTAGTGATAGGAGAAGGAGCTGGTTGTCTAATTTTAGAAGAATATGAACATGCTAAAGCACGGGGTGCTAAAATTTATGCTGAAATTATCGGTTATGGAAGCAATACCGATGGTCAGCATGTAACACGACCCGATTCAGAAATGATGGGGCGTTGTATGCAGTTGGCGCTCAAAGATGCACAAATTTCTGCTGAACAGGTGGATTATGTCAGTGCTCACGGTACTTCTACGGATCAAGGTGATATTGCTGAAACACAAGCTACTGCACGTATTTTAGGACGTAAACCGATCAGTTCATTGAAAAGTTATTTTGGACATACATTGGGTGCGTGTGGTGCAATTGAAGCGTGGCTTAGTCTAGAAATGATGCAAAGACAACGATTTATTCCTACATTAAATTTAGAAAATATTGATTCACTTTGTGGAGATTTAGATTATATTGTGGGGCAAGCTCGAACAATAAATGCCGAAATATTGATGAGTAATAATTTCGCTTTTGGAGGTATTAATACTTCCATTATTTTCAAAAAAATAGATCACAAA